The genomic segment CATGTACTCCTTGAAGCGGTTGAGGTCACCGGTGACCTGCCGCTCGACGAATCGGAGTTGGTCACGACCGAACCTCCGACTCAGGTGGCTATGAGGACGTGAGGGTCTCCAGCAGCCGTCGCGTGGCCGGGCCGTAGACCCCGGGCGGGTCGATTCGGACGCGGTGCGTCGCCTGGAACTCCGCAACCGCGTCCTGCAGGTGCCGGTCGTATCGGCCGCGTTGGACCAGGTTCCAGAGGCCGATCTCCGCGAGCCGACGCTGCAGTTCCTGAACCTCGGGCCCCGTGTCGTAGCGCCGCAGTGTCGGCCTCTCGGCGGAGGGCGCCGATGTACCGGGGGATGGAGTCGTACCTGGCCCGTCCTGCTGCAGCCCCTCGGCCGGAGCGCCACTGGCAGCTGTGGTCGTGGACGGCGCAGCGTGGCCGGCATGTGTCGAGGCACCCACTGGCTTCCGCACGGTGGGCGACGCCGTCCCTGGCGTCCGGCTCGGGAGCGACCTGCGGGGTCGGGCCGGCGGGGCGGTCGTCTCCGGCGTCCCCTCCACCTGGAGGACATCGAGCCGACTCGCGGGAGGCGGCGACGACACGTCCCGGGCGTCCTGGCCCCGGGAGAGCGCGTACGTGCCCGCTATCGCCGCGGAGCCGATCAGACCGGCGAGGACCGCGGTGATCCGGAGGGGACGCCGTCGCCTTGTGCGTCTGGGCGCCCGGTGCCCTGCCGTCCTGGACGCGCGCACGGGCGGGCCGGGAGATCGGCGTCCTGACGGCAGGTCGCTCTCGCGCCCCACCCGCGGTACGACCCACGTCAACGTGTCCGTGGTGGCCGGCGGCTTCTCGCCCGGCGCGGATTCGGGCAGCGAGAGGTACGGACGGACCCACTCCTGGTCGAACTGCGCAGCAGTGGTCCGGTCTGCGGTGGCGGCGCCGTGTGCGGCGGCACAGGCACACCGCAGGAGGTCAGCGCATCGAGGGCAGAAAGGCATGCTCACGGGACTCCAGTCAGCTTTTCCGGGACATGTGGCATGGCCGATCGGCGCGTAGCGCCTTGCGCAGCGGAAATGGGCGGGCCTGCATGGGGACAGGAAGTTCCGCAGCAAGTTCACTGCCGGTCGACGGTGCGGAGACGAGGGAATGAACGATGAACCTACTGCGCATTGAGCGTTCGAATCCAGCTTCCTTGTACGGCAGTTGATAACGATCAGCTAAACGCGCCGATGCGACGCCAAGGCGTCGCAGTGCGGCAGGCGTCCGATAGCCGGCGAGGAGAATCAATGGGGGCGGACCAGTCGACCGACTGATGCGTCCGCGTCCGGGTGCGGGCAGGTTGAGACACCGGCAGATCCGAGGTGCTGCCCGGCGCCCGATCAGCGGGATCCACTTCGGCAGCGCAGGCAGAGGATTCATCCACAGATCTTCCTCCGAGCGCCCACGACGTCCACGGAGGAAGCCTGTGCCCACCGTCCTCTCCACAGCGCCGCTGTCCGCTGCCGACCGGGCGGAGCGCTGGCATGAAGCGGTTTCCGGGACCTTCGTGCCGATGGATGTGCATCTGCTCGAGGAGGAGCCGTCGCCCGGAACGATCGTCAGCAATCGGCTCGGCTCGGTGCAGATCTCTCGCGTCCAGGCGGGACCGCAAGTGGTGAAGCGCTCCAAGCGTCATATCTCCCGTGACGACCGGAACTCGCTGATCGTCAGCCTGCAGCAGCGGGGCACCACGATTAAGGAGCAGGACGGGCGAGAATCCGTGATAAAGCCGGGAGAATTCTCCATCAGCGACTCGTCCCGGCTGTTCAGAATCAAGATCGAAGAAGAATTCTCCTTCACCTCATTCCACTTCCCGCGCGAAGAGCTGCAGGTGCGGGACGAGGATCTGCGGGCACTGACCGCCACCACGTTCACCGGCGAGGAGGGCAGCGCCGCACTCGTGGCGACCTTTCTCGCGCGCATGGCGCGCGAAGCCGAGGCCTTCGACGAGGGTGTCGGCCGCCGGGTCGCCACTACCGCGCTCGATCTGCTGGTGCTGCTCATAGACGAACGGCACGGCCGCCTGGCCTCCGAGGGGCCGCCGGTTACCGCCGTCTCCCTCGATCGCGTGAAGGAGCACGTCATGCGCAACCTCGACGATCCCGATCTGTCGCCGTCCAGGATCGCCGAAGCGCACTTCATGTCGGTCCGGTACCTCCACAAGCTGTTC from the Streptomyces sp. RKAG293 genome contains:
- a CDS encoding peptidoglycan-binding protein, whose protein sequence is MPFCPRCADLLRCACAAAHGAATADRTTAAQFDQEWVRPYLSLPESAPGEKPPATTDTLTWVVPRVGRESDLPSGRRSPGPPVRASRTAGHRAPRRTRRRRPLRITAVLAGLIGSAAIAGTYALSRGQDARDVSSPPPASRLDVLQVEGTPETTAPPARPRRSLPSRTPGTASPTVRKPVGASTHAGHAAPSTTTAASGAPAEGLQQDGPGTTPSPGTSAPSAERPTLRRYDTGPEVQELQRRLAEIGLWNLVQRGRYDRHLQDAVAEFQATHRVRIDPPGVYGPATRRLLETLTSS
- a CDS encoding helix-turn-helix domain-containing protein, producing MPTVLSTAPLSAADRAERWHEAVSGTFVPMDVHLLEEEPSPGTIVSNRLGSVQISRVQAGPQVVKRSKRHISRDDRNSLIVSLQQRGTTIKEQDGRESVIKPGEFSISDSSRLFRIKIEEEFSFTSFHFPREELQVRDEDLRALTATTFTGEEGSAALVATFLARMAREAEAFDEGVGRRVATTALDLLVLLIDERHGRLASEGPPVTAVSLDRVKEHVMRNLDDPDLSPSRIAEAHFMSVRYLHKLFQLEGATVSGWIRKQRLEQCRRDLLRPMAQEVGVAAIARRWGFVNPSHFSRAFRAAYGNTPREWQLHGRSEARYGNTGGALTDK